The DNA sequence TAGAAAGCTTATGGTTTTTCTATAGGCAACTTCTGGTTCCACATCTAGCGCTGAGATAAGTGGCAATGCCAGCGGGGCCGATGTAGAGGAGGTGAAATCTGATACATATAGTCACAACATGACAGAGGCAATGGGTGCTGGTAAGCTCACTTATTCTATGTTGTAGTTTCAATATGAGAAAGCTTAATAGAAAATTTGGTGGTTAGATACTGTCTTTATATGTTGGAAGCTGCATTTAGTGATGCTTCTTGATATGTTTGGCTAAAACCATACTTGTTAATTTAACGCTTTTCTTGAATGACCTATCTGTTTGATCAGCATTTGTATCATCTGCTACCTGTGGTGGCTCAAAAGCTGTTAAATGATCCCTCTCTCCATGCTGTATTTAATTTAGTATGTTAATGTTATTTTGCATCAAGATTAAAAGTTGTTGCTGATTATTACTGTTTTTAAAATGATTTGATGCAGTACTGACTTATAGACACGAATTGGGAATGAACTACAATTTCATTCGTCCAGATTTGATTGTGGGGTCGTGCCTACAGGTGATCTTTTTCAAATATGAACTACAATTTATAACATTATTCCTAAAATGATGATCTAACCCTTTTCCTGAATTACAGACCCCTCATGATGTTGACAAGCTTCGTGCAATTGGAGTCAAAACTATATTTTGCTTGCAACAAAATCCAGATTTAGAGTATCCTAAAAgcatttgttattattttattgaagTATTGAATGTAATATTGTGTTGTGATCTTTTGGACAACATCGAACAAGCTTTTTATTAGCCATGTTAAAAGTTGATTAGAACAGTAACGGAATAGGTTCCTTACCTTCTACTGGAAttccaattatttttatttcagccactaaaATATTGCTATGGATCCTTTACTGCTATCTTCAGATATTTTGGGGTAGATATTGGAGCTATACAAGAGTATGCCAGTACATTTGATGATATTGAGCACTTGCGAGCTGAAATAAGGTTAGTTAGTCAAAGAACTGTCTTTTTTGTTTCTAAAGCATGACTAATTTGTTACTTATCATTGAAATTATAAATTAGTTCTTAGTTCTTAGTTGTATATTGGGTCATCTCTTTTTTTGACTGATCACCACGTACATCCAAAGTAGTTATTTCTGAACTATGTTTGCTGTTTGACTTAGTTGTATCAGTGCATCTTATAGTTTGTTGTATAGAAAAATATTaccttttttttattcaaaatatcagCATTTTGctgcaaaaatattaaaaaaaaaattatcagcGTTTTTGTGTGCGTGCAAATAATGCATTTCTGTACAGCTAAGAGGATTTTCTAAGATTACATAAGTTCACAAATGATTGGCACTATTTTCGACTATCTGTCTGTTGTTTGATGGCTTTCAGCCTCATTATAACAATAGTATTCACAGATTTTGCACTGTTTTTAGTTTTACCTTCAAGTGGCTTCTGAGTAAAGGAAAAAAACAAAAGGGAACTCTCCTTCTGCTATAAATGATTTCCTATTTGTATTCTTTTGTTTCTTTGGTTTATCTCACAGGCTAATGTTTTATTTATCAGAGACTTTGATGCACATGATTTACGGTTACGGCTGCCAGCTGTTGTCAGCGAATTATACCATGCCGTAAACCGAAATGGAGGTGTGACTTATATACATTGTACTGCGGGAATGGGGCGAGCTCCTGCGACTGCGGTATGCGTTTCAGCTCTTTTAACATGATACTATGTAGTCCTTACAGGCTGTTATGTTGAGTTTACTAATAGGCTCTTTCTTATCACAGTTAGCATATATGTTCTGGGTTCAGGGGTATAAACTAgacgaagctgtgaagttgctgcTGGTAACATTCATTTCATTTCATCATTATAACGCATCCTATTTTTTCTCTACTTGGAAATTTGGAAACACTGGAATTACATATGTTATCTTGAAGTGTCTGCAATGCTGAATTTCACTATCCACATAGAATTTCGTAATTGCTAATTTGTTTATAACTGATGCAATATATTGTATTGGAAGAATCCACATAACTGCAATGGATGCATGTAGTATATGAAAAGTAACCATACATATTTTTGGTAATGGCTTAGGAGTAATAATTATGATTAATAGACTTTGAATACTATGTCTATCTTCATTACCTTCTAATGAACTTATAATaataacttaatttaaattatggATTGAGTAACTCCAAATGTCAACTAAGTATCTGAGGCAGATAGTTGATTCTCTTGCAGAGCAAACGCCCATGCTTCCCTAAAGTGGATGCTATAAAAAGCGCAACTGCTGATATTGTGAGTTTCTCTCATTTTCTTAACTAAATTTTCAGGACCTCTTATATTATACAGGTTTCCCTGTGTTTGCATTTTGTATTGCTATTCTCCTTGTACAAATTCGTTATGAAGATTTAGTAAAAGAATTAATGTGCATTACGCTAATTCTTATGATTACTAAAAGTGTACGCAGTTTTCTTAGTGGTTGCTGCAGTTTCACATTACTGGTAACTAAAAGTACGTGAACTGCTAAAAATGCAGACCTAAATCACGTGCAACTAACAGGAACAGAAAATAGACTTTTGTCCAAGAAAACTTGTCCTTTATTGGTAGTTGTTCAAGGCAATAGATATGATTTAAGTAATGAGTTTTGACAATTTCAATGATGatattaatatcttgtttgAAAATTGTATAAGACCAAACTTTTAGGAACATCACGTGTGGATACCAAATTTAGGACTGAAATACTAACTCCTCATGTGCAATGATAGGAAACTTTTGAAAAGTGTTATGGAGTTCTCTTGCAGTTTATAATATCTGACAAAGATAGTGGTTTATTTATCTTtctgtgtgtgtgtgtgcacAAAAAGAAGTTGCTACGAGCTTACACGTGTTATTGCTAAAAGCTTACAGGCCTGAAAAAGAAGCCTGTTACCTTGACATGGAAAGATAACAATTGCTCTACGGTGGAAGTATCTGGACTTGATATTGGATGGGGTCAGGTAATTATTTTGTTCTAGAGACACCCTTTTTGACCTTTGTGCTTATTGTGGAAGTTTGATTTAATGTTGTGCCTGGGGATTGGGGAAATTAGATATAGCTGCCATAAATCTGCATGCCTAAATTGCACACAGTAATGAAAATGGAATGGAACCATGGTTGGAATATTATGTCTTTAAATATTATTCTTCCACTTGTCTTCTGATAATTTTCAGAGAATACCTCTAAACTTTGATGAGGAACAAGGTCTGTGGACTCTAAAGAAGGAACTGTTCGTAAGTAACCTTCCCACTATCTATGTCTAAATTATATCAATTTGCATAATGACCCCTCCCTAGTAAGGCAAAAGTACCTTATTTTACCCTTTATTCAACAGGAAGGTCGATACGAGTATAAGTACATTATCGATGGCGAATGGACAACCAACCAACATGAACAAATCACTACTCCCAACAAGGATGGCCATGTTAACAATTATGTTCAAGTAAGCTCTACACAGTGGTTCTGTGCATGAAAAGCATTGATCTCTTAAAAGGGTTTTCTTGATGTCATGTAGTAACTGGTTCTTAAAAATTGGTGTGCAGGTTTTTGACGATGATTCAAATAGTGCTAGTGCATCCCTACGAACGAGGCTGTTTGAGGATTCTGATCTTACAACAGAGGAAAGAGAGAATATAAAGAAGTTCTTGGAAACTTTTCCTGCTGA is a window from the Cannabis sativa cultivar Pink pepper isolate KNU-18-1 chromosome 1, ASM2916894v1, whole genome shotgun sequence genome containing:
- the LOC115706043 gene encoding phosphoglucan phosphatase DSP4, amyloplastic — protein: MNCLHNLSRSPALLLQSPTCHQRKPFFGPINTLRVVNTTDLSRRSMAIKATSGSTSSAEISGNASGADVEEVKSDTYSHNMTEAMGAVLTYRHELGMNYNFIRPDLIVGSCLQTPHDVDKLRAIGVKTIFCLQQNPDLEYFGVDIGAIQEYASTFDDIEHLRAEIRDFDAHDLRLRLPAVVSELYHAVNRNGGVTYIHCTAGMGRAPATALAYMFWVQGYKLDEAVKLLLSKRPCFPKVDAIKSATADILTGLKKKPVTLTWKDNNCSTVEVSGLDIGWGQRIPLNFDEEQGLWTLKKELFEGRYEYKYIIDGEWTTNQHEQITTPNKDGHVNNYVQVFDDDSNSASASLRTRLFEDSDLTTEERENIKKFLETFPADE